Sequence from the Lysobacter capsici genome:
GGCTTCGGGATTTGCGATTTGGCTAGGCGTGGGCACCGGATTCGATCTCGCCCAGCTCGGCCAGCACCACGGTCGCGTAGGCGCCGGCCGGCAGCGCGAAGCCGACTTCCAGCACATCGTCCTGAAGCCAGCGCCACGCCGGCGCGTCCGGGCGCAGCCGCAACGCGCGGCGTTCCTGATCCAGGCCGGCCATTTCCAGGCCCGCGCGCAGCGCCGCGGCCTGTTCGCCCTGCAGGGCCGACAGCTCCAGTTCGCGCACTTCGTCCTGGCTGCGCAGCTCGCCGCGGCCCCACAACGGGCCGCTGGGATGCAGGTCGAATTCGGCCAGGCGCTGGACCAGGGTGTCGTTCCACGGCTCCGGCCCGAACACGCTGCGGCTGCCGGCCAGCGCCCAGACCTCGCCCGCCAGCGGCGCTCCCTCGCGCAGACCGCTCCAGCTGCGGTCGTTGACGCGCGCGGCGAGCACCCGATTGAACAATTCCGAACGCGCCGCCGACAGCAGCATGCTGCGCTGCTCGCGGCCCATGCGGCGGCCGGCGAACATCGCCAGCGCATTGGCGACGTTGTCGCCGCCGCGGCCGAAGCGTTGTTCGCCGAAATAGTTGGGCACGCCGTGCGCGGCGATCCGCGCCAGCCGCGCTTCGATCGCCGCGCGCTCGCCTTCGACGTTGCGCAGGGTCAACACGAAGCGATTGCCGGCCAACGCGCCACGCGGCAGTTTCTTGGCGTGCCACTGGTGTTCGAGCACGCGCAGGTCGTCGCTTTCCAGCAAGGCCAGATCGGGCGCGACGCGCTTGGGCAGATGCACGCTGAAACGCTGCACGGTGACCGCGTGGCGATCCTTCATCCCGGCATAGCCGATGCCGACCTCGCCGATGCCGGCCCAGGCCGCCAGCCGCTTGGCCGCGAACGCGGTGTTCATGCCGCGCTTCTCGATGGTCAGCAGCAGATGCTCGCCGCTGCCGCTGGCGGCGAAACCGGGCAGTTCCTCGACCCGGAAATCCTCGGGCGCATTGC
This genomic interval carries:
- the truD gene encoding tRNA pseudouridine(13) synthase TruD; this translates as MPRAHGAPALRARIRNAPEDFRVEELPGFAASGSGEHLLLTIEKRGMNTAFAAKRLAAWAGIGEVGIGYAGMKDRHAVTVQRFSVHLPKRVAPDLALLESDDLRVLEHQWHAKKLPRGALAGNRFVLTLRNVEGERAAIEARLARIAAHGVPNYFGEQRFGRGGDNVANALAMFAGRRMGREQRSMLLSAARSELFNRVLAARVNDRSWSGLREGAPLAGEVWALAGSRSVFGPEPWNDTLVQRLAEFDLHPSGPLWGRGELRSQDEVRELELSALQGEQAAALRAGLEMAGLDQERRALRLRPDAPAWRWLQDDVLEVGFALPAGAYATVVLAELGEIESGAHA